The stretch of DNA GCAAAATATCAGATATTGTTGGATGATGTGATTGTTATTTTAGTGGTACATGAGTACATTTTGTCGCTAATACTTCCCTACTATacttaaataacattttgaatgcaggtcTAATAATTGAAATGGAgtgtttttattgattgttaTTGGTCATTGTTTTGTGATTTGAATATAAATTAATTGAATGATTTTAATTACCTCTTTGATATGTGATTTGAGATGAGAGAATATCTAATTATTGGTGTCTTTCTTAGTTCTTTAGTTCACTATTTCACAGTagcttttgttttctccaggGGTTCGGATCTGGTGTCTATCCTGACAAAAGTAAATGCAGATGTTAGCCAGATGACCAAATCCGTCGGAGTAAGAAAGCAGATGCCTCAACCAGCGTTCTCTCTGAGGAAGAAAGTGGTCTTTCCGATCCCTGAAGCCCCTCCTCCCAGCCTGCCGCACTGATGACAACAATCCGCTGCGTGTTTGATAGACCAGATGATCCCTGAGACACTAGTGTTTTTGTCTTACATTACCACGTTCAGTGATAATTCAGATGGATACATTGTTATATCGCAGTATTttcataacaatacctgagccAGCTCCATATTGAATGCATTTTGAATGTAGACATTTGTCACAATTATTCTTAATTTTATACCTCGTCTGATTCACAACGGGCACACGCATGTTCAACTCCCTTCccctatttacatttttaatgttgaaCTTCAATGAACTGTTTGAGCTAATCATTCACATTGATCCCGATGTAAGTGCAACAACCAACATCCTCttcattatttctattttattttttatgtaatttCAGACATGAATGTGATGGTATTATTGTTaccatttaaagaaaacatatcaCTGTATACAAACGGCTGTCACACATCAGAAATTCCTGCAATCTtacaaagtaaaatacatacattttctaTCAATGATGCAATAAATGATATATGCACTGCCATTGTGAAACTATTGTGTAGTTTCTATTAATTCTGATTGTAGATGTGCATGTAAATGATTAATCCAAAACGTAATTGGCAGattcattaaaaagcaaaatatgTGATATGTGTTACCTGcagctctattattattattattattattattattattattattattattattattatgttttactgtataaaacaaacaaaacgacATGAAGGTAAGGTAATCCACGTCCATCACCAGCTGGGGGCGGTAAACACTTCATATCCGTACAGATGATCCGCGTGTGACCCGGATGTTGATATGATGTTACATTCCGTATTTTCCCCGGCCAGGTTACAATGAAGAATTGGTAGCATTTTCAGGCCATTCCACATTCTTCCTAATAGCAAAACTAGATGCccacaatattacatttaagtgGTTTCTGAGATTTGCCCGCATCATAATCTTTAATCAGCTCGCAAACAAAACGACAGCAAAGTGTAAACATGTCTCAAGAAGGATATCAGTCAGCCCCCGCGGACACGAGGTTTGTTGATTTATTACTCATGCTACGTTCAAAGTGTgctgtaaatatacaataacacGATGACAGCGTTTAACTAATAGGCTgagataattataataatgtaccATGTGTAGCTAACatgataacaaaataaactaaagttGCTCAAGTAAACTCCCGTTACATATTACCAAtggaacaacaaaacaaacatgttgtttatttatacgAGCGATAGGAGTTGTGCATGTTTTACACTCAACACGTTACCCTGATGTCATTTTTAGTTAGTTTTCTGTACCTAAATATACAGATTAATGAGCCCCACAATTAGTGAAATGAAGAGTGAAGCAGAATGGTATCAATGACGTCACAGCGTTAGCTGGGCTGCGGAGCTTTCAGGTAAAGCTGTTGCTCGTGTACCTGATGATGTTGTCGTCACTGTCTACTGGCTTTTGATTTTTGGAAACTACCTCATTGTTTCTTGCAAAGCATCAGCTCAGcccaacacatttatttgtattgctatTTGTCATAAAAACGTAATATTCCTCTAAATTCGATTCATTATATCCTCTACAGGTGTATGTTTGTTGGTATTTTCCCcttttgaaaatgatttattaaaacGTTCAGCAATACTTTCTTCATTGTCCACCGCAGAAACTACAAGCAGAGCTCAGTTAAATTCAACATACACTTCATGGTGTTCAGTGGAAATGTGCAGGGAGGCTGAGGCGAAAGCATTTCTGTGGTTAGTAAAGAGCGAGGCTAACGTTTCATATGCACTTTAATGAAACTGAATGGTGGATAGGGCTGGGGAGTTTATAGAATATGAAGGTATGCTGTCACAGATCCATGCAAAGCtgtggatttaaaaataatataagtaGTGTATTTTTATGCCATTGCACCggtattaaaaataaagtaaacGAGAAGAGATCATATGGAATTTAAATAGCCCTGTGACGATTCTGATGATAATAATAGCCTGCATCAGAAACATCTGAtcaaaaacattacatttcaagcaAACATGATTATGCTTTAGAGGCTAACGATGTACATGTAAACTTGTTCTTGCTCcttcaatgttttgttttttaatgcttaTAGATTTGCCATGTCTCCTCATCAATTGTGGGAAATTCTGATCAGTCTGCATTTTTACAAACGTACAACACACGCGCATAGAGGACTGAGACCTTGAGTATGTGTCAGTTTCACAGCTGGACAGCTTGAGGCTTGCACAACATTTGTGTCTGAGACAAAACTGGACATTGAGACTGGACTTACGTCACATCAGCAGTAGCCAGTTGTCAGTGAGCTTTGGAAGGatatataaactgtataaagaaaaaaaggattaatTGTCATCTAAATACTGTAAATTGGTTTTACCTTTGGCCTTCATTAGATGTCGTGTGTAAACTTTACTGATTGGCAGCTCAGACAGTTTACTGCAGCCGGCCAGTTCATCCGGTGTTCTTGGGTAACGGTTTGTGGCGCTTGTTCCATACAGCTTGAATACACATGAACCGCAGAGGACCAACCCCAGGAAGACGCCGATACAAATCCTGCATGAACATGGCACCAAAAGCGGCAACCTTCCTGTGTATGTGATGGAGAAGGCTGAAGGAGAGGCCCACCAACCCCACTTTGTCTTCAGCGTGAAAATCGGAGAAGTTGGCTGCACGGGTACGTTACTGGCCCACCTGATGCTGTCCGCCACTGGATGAAgcctttttaatttgacttgAAAAGTCATACGTTGATCATTTAGAAACAGCGCTACAGCTTTCAACCAATTATTTGTCACTACTGCTTCattgttagttgtgtctgttgcTGCAGTctacctttttaaatatatccTCTTGATGCCTCGTTTTTTAACTGAGGTATCTCACTTCAGGGATAGAATAGTCCAGAGAAGCGGATGAAAAGCATTTGCAAAGCTCTGCGcgttacaatttaaaaaaacagtctttACATCTGCCATCTTCAAACAACAGTATGCTCTTCAAATGGGAAATATGTGTCTCTCTGTTATTCCATATGTCCTTTCCAGTAGCATCCAGGGTTCACCTTTGATTTTACAgaatacaccttttttcttttgtgactTGAGGTCATGGTACTATTTTCTAACTTTTGTAAAAAATgctatttttaatgtattacatcatctgtgtgtgtgtttattgttgttctAGGTCAAGGTCCTAGTAAAAAGGCTGCTAAACACCAGGCTGCAGAGGCTGCCCTCAGTATTCTGCAGATAGATGCCGGCACAGTGTGAGTGGAGATGAAATTATTATTGAAATTAAGTTGATTGGCAATAAATATTATAGTCAATTAATAGTTTAAGTCATTAAATTGAATATTTTGTGAATATTTGTCTTCTATGATAGTGAACTAAATGTATTCAGCTTTTAGACTTTGAGTTACACTTTACAATTTCACTGTATCTTTGGTaaattataacaaatatataactaatatatatatatatatatatatatatatatatatatatatattattatatatataattataaaggTTCTTGGTAAATTACAACTTTCTGAGATGATTAATGAGGAAAGaaatctgcagattatttgataaaataatcattaggtGCAGCAATACGTTGTGTCCCTCAAAACCTTATCTCTTATGAGCTTTTTAGCATTGCATTGTTGCAAAACAGACATAAAACTGCTCGACTGACAGCCCGAGTGACTTTTGATTGGTTGCAGCTGTGGTTGGTAACTGCTGTgatgtagtaataataataataataataataataataactgctGTGATGTAATCCTCAACAGCAACTGTCCTGTGAAGTCTGAGAGTAATGGTGTTGTAGCAGAAACAAACAACCATCCCAACTCAGTGGGGATACTGCAGGTGTGttaatcatgtgtgtgtgtgtgtgtgtctgaaataaGTCCTTTTATTGTATGCACAATAAATATTCTCAAATTAACTGCTTTTTTCCTAATCGTCATTCCGTTCTCTTATTTTTCATTGCAGGAGTTAGCGTTGCAGAGGGGATGGCGTCTTCCTGAATACACCGTTTTAATGGAGGCTGGTCCGCCACACAAGAGAGAGTTCACTGTTACCTGTCGACTGGAGTCCCTCTCAGAGAAGGGTACGGCTGCTTCTGGGACATTTGTGTCAAATCTATCGACGCGTCTGCCATCGCGTGCTGTAGCTCATCCTGTTCTTAATCTCCGGTCTTGTGTTTCGACAGCTGTAGGAAATTCAAAAAAGGCAGCGAAAAAGGCAGCCGCAGAGAAAATGGTGTCAAAACTTCAAAGTCTGTCGGGCTGTTCTGAAATCACATGGGTCAGTCAAATATTTGTCACTTATCTGAAGAGACTCGAGGCAGTCGCAACATTTCTTAGCACATCCTCTTTACAGTTAAAAgtcttttaaattgtgtgtgcatgttttgtgtgacatttttattattcagaCGCCGAAACCAAGCGTCCGATTTGAGAACTTAAGGAACTCATCAGCGGAGAGTATTTCTTTACTGAGAAGAAACCCACTGAGCATTCCCAACACAGACTACATTCAGATGATGTTGGAGCTGTCCATGGAGCAGAGCTTTGAGGTCACGTACTTCAACATTggtaagaaaacacacactgcgttcGTGTTGCTTGGGTGCTTCCCTTCTCTCACTTGTGTCAGCTCCAATACTGATGGTAGAGCTATCGATAACAACAGTAgacagttaaaatgtgtttatcattGACGGGGCAAAACGGCTGTGAGGACTTAATAAAACCAGCTGTGAATACTCAAATGATGCCTATAATTAGTTGCATTAGCAGTAACTTATTAGACCTCTGATATGGCTGTGGGGGAGTGAACAGTGAGGCTGATATCAATGAGATACAATCACAAACAGTAGCACTGAATTAA from Cyclopterus lumpus isolate fCycLum1 chromosome 21, fCycLum1.pri, whole genome shotgun sequence encodes:
- the prkra gene encoding interferon-inducible double-stranded RNA-dependent protein kinase activator A homolog, which gives rise to MSQEGYQSAPADTSLNTHEPQRTNPRKTPIQILHEHGTKSGNLPVYVMEKAEGEAHQPHFVFSVKIGEVGCTGQGPSKKAAKHQAAEAALSILQIDAGTVNCPVKSESNGVVAETNNHPNSVGILQELALQRGWRLPEYTVLMEAGPPHKREFTVTCRLESLSEKAVGNSKKAAKKAAAEKMVSKLQSLSGCSEITWTPKPSVRFENLRNSSAESISLLRRNPLSIPNTDYIQMMLELSMEQSFEVTYFNIDELTVNGQYQCLAELSTSPVTVCHGTGISCSNAHNDSAHSALQYIKIMASTK